The region GTTGGCCACATAGTCTAATAGAAACGAAACATGATTGTGCCATGACCACACAGCTACCGGGACTGAATTCCGTCGGGACACAAGCACATCAGGCTTACCACGCCATTGAAACGAGGTCTGACTTGACCCCCAAAATAATCTGTAGCCAACCAGAGGGTAAGACTACCGCACCAAATTCCCGTTTAGGAAGGCCgagatgggggtgggggaagtCCAGTACACAcacctcacctccatcaGAAAGACAGAATTAAAACGCCTCACCCGCTATGTGAAAAGTGGGAGAGAGGCGAGCCCGTCCGCCCGTCAACTTTACATATGCAAATCATCGTGCTCCTGTGTCTTCAGCGAACACGTCTAAGCGGGTTACGTACTCACCTCTCAAGTTAGGTGTATGCTAGCGAAAGCCAAGAGCTCTTGATTAAAAGCTCAGGTACAGCCGTTTGTTAGTAGCTGAAGAACCAGAATCGCACCTAAATAGCCTGATAGACTTGCAGTGCTTGCTTACACACACATCCCCAGAAATAGCCCCCCTCCCTTGCTCCACTTTGGCCAAACTCCCCAGATTTCTGGTTTGAGAAGATCAATAAGCGATTCAGCGCGGCTATTTCCATCTTCTGGAGGGTAAATGTGCCGTATTGGCACTTATATGATCACGCAACTAAACATCCAGATACGCACACTCCCAGCTGCTGTACGCTCGGCAGTGCTGGGCTCTGCCATCCCAGATACAACCTCGCAAAGGCCTGATCAGcgaccctcctcccacatccCACCTCGTTTGCCTCCCGCATCCCACTGGCTTGGGCCAACAGCCGGGTCGGATTGGGAGGTGTGAGATTGGGGATGCAAGGTATGGGCTTCATCTCAATTTGTTTCCTCAATGTACCTCATCGTCACGAGATGAGAATAACTCGCTCGTCAGGGGTCGGCATCTTTGGCGGCCCATTCGGCTTGCCTCATGTTTTACAGCTCAAGCAGCTCATCCAACGATGCGATGGTCGTGTGAATTTGAACTCATGTAATTCAAAGACTCGAGAGTCATCACAGTGTATCAAGCATGGAGTAACCAAACACTTGAAATTTACATCCAAGCCCCTAGAATAAAATCATAACCAAGGACGCCAAACCCATGTCTCAATCCCCACCTTTCCCTTCCAGTGGTATCTACCCATCTACCCAAGATTATATAccaagcagaaaaaaaaaaagaaaaaaaaaagaaagaaacacaATCTTACTTCCTCCCCCAAGTATCTCCCTCAGGATACCTCGGCGGCGGGCTCCCCGTCACCCCCTGGCCACCGCCACTATCCAACTCAGCAGGCGCCtgcaccggcaccggcaccggcggcggcggcggtgtaTATCCAAAAGGAGGTAGATACCCCGGCTGCGGACTCGCATGCGCAGAACTACATCTCCTTGTTAGCAACCAAACCCATCTCTCACCACATCAACACTCGAGAGAAATACTCACCGATGCCCAAGCCCATAACTCCCCTCACTAAACCCCGTATGCTGCTGACTGACATACCCTGGGTGCGCACTCCCCGGCGGGCTGCTCCCCATCCCAGCATGgtatcctccccctccaccgacAACCGGACTCCCATGTTGTCCAAACTGCCCATaaacccccccatcaccaaacccAGGAACGGTACCGCCCCCCCCCGGACTCTTTGGGTTATAACTGGCAGCCTCAGCCATACtattccccctccccgtcccagCAAAGCTCTTCCGATAAGCCTTAtcaaacccacccctcctcccacacaAGTACAGCAACACGGCCGCCAGTACCACAACCGCCGCGGCCCCAATCGCAATCCCCGCTATCGCTCCCGGCGccagcccccctcccccattgtcgttgtcgttATCGCCACTAGGAACAGGACTCGCCGTCGGACCATTCTTAGCACTCTCGGTAGGAAACGGCTCCCCCGGCTCCAACTGGAGCTTAGCCTGACTGGCCAGAGCAAGCTGGGCGTCAAACGTGGCCGTGGAATTCGGGTTTATGACTCCGATCATCTGCCAGTCGGTGCAAGAGTTTGGAGCGGCGCAGTAGAAGAATATGGGGAGGGTGTCGTTTACGCGGACTTCGTAGGAGGGGGGCTATACAAAAAGGGGGTTAGGACAAGATGGGGGATgtagaggggaggggggaaaacATACCGGATTGAGAATAGCCTGCGGATTAAACACCCCCGTCCAGAACCCTTCCGTGTTTCCGTTTACGTATTCGTAGGGTATGCACGGGAAGCCGAATTCTGCTCGGGAGACGCGGTGGCCGCCGGGGTAGAAGTTGAACTCTGCAGAGACAACAGCGTTAGTATATTGTTTGGacaaggggaagggggaacgGACTGATGATATCCCCAACATTGGCTGTTGTTTCCTTTGGTGTAAAGGCGTGCCCCTCAAGACCGACAGCTATTGTtcttgttgctgggggggttgaagtcGAAGACAGATCGGAAGCTGTTGGTGTCGGGGTTGGGACGACTGATGATGTGCTCAAATAGGTCAACTGAGCCATTGCTGTGGCTGAGAACGCAGCCAAAAGGCTGAGAGTATGTAATGAAACCATCTTGTGTGCTGATATATACTGGTGTATGAACACCAGGTATATGGAACTCTCCGTGTTGCAAGAAAAGAGCAAAACCAGAGCCGGTAAACAACCGCGGGTAAAACGGGAGGGGGCTTCTGCCTTAAAAGGTTTCCCTCCTCAACTGCTGACTGCTGCGCGTTTGAAGCCACCAACAgcggtgggtgggtggtggtgtgggtgtgggtgtgggctATCTTCCCACTCGTCGAAAGGCGTAGCAAAATCAAGGtggggagagaagaagaagaagaaaaagaagaagaagaagaagagagggggggtgtgcAGTGAGTCTGTCTGTCCTGGTGGCAAGGATGTCGGCACCGGGCCTCTCGATTGCTGGCGAGCGAGCCTTGTCCTCACTCGCAGGGAGCTGAGAGTATGTGCTCGGTAAAGTCAAGATGCAGAACCAAATCACGGCAGTGGACCACAAACCTCCTAGATTTGGGGCAGCCGACCAGTAtgaacaaaccaccaccacagatACAACCACATCAAATCGGGTGTCGCCATCACCCACACAGACAAAGAGGCTCAAAAAGACGGATCACGGCTGCTGCCTCTGTCCCGCGCCAAGTGGAAGACAAGAAAACGTGGTGACTAAACAGTCACAAAGAATCATCACACAAAGGGGTCTAGACTGATGTGGCGGAAGAGCAACATCAGGATAGCCTTGGCTGGAATCCCCCCATCTCCTACTGTCTCTTTCGAGATTCTAAGCAAGCCCAAAATCTGACGTGCCTGTtgtgagcagcagcagcagcaacagccaagATGGTGAGATCCCTTCCTGCCAAGGGGCCCTCTTCATGGCCCGACAAAAATAAACAAATAAAGACATAAAAAGGCTACCAACACTCGTTggcaccccatccccaaatcTCAACTGTTTCGTCTATTCTCTCATCTGTCCCACAGAACCAAAGGCGAAGAACCTCCGAGTAATCTCAAACGGCCCTTTCAAATCCGTGGCTTGACGTCTGCAGTCTTCCAGCTCGCAGTTTCACCACCATATTGTCCCAAAAAGGCAGGTAAAACCAAAAGAAcaaatcaaaaaaaaaaaacgtcaGCAGAAAAGTCTAGCCTACTTGATGGCCGCCAAGGAGGGACGACAGATCCAGTGGAGCTGCCAACTTGCCAAGAGCCCATCAGCCGATACGGATCCGCACATAGGGCCGCGAGATGCTCGAGGAAATCCACGATTGGTCGGAAACATCACGACCTTCCCCACTTGAAGCTGGTCCAATCGTTGCCAAGGTATGGCTCTTACCGTGTTGGGGATAGCTCTGCGAATCCCATCCTCAGCCCTGGGAACCTTGTAAACTTTAAAGGAACCCTCGAGAAGATACAGAGGCCGGCAGTTGCTTCACACTCAATACATCGAGACGGTATTGGGGAATATTGGACATATCGTTTGATTGTCTATGTGTATCGCATTGTACATGCCACGGATACCCGAAGCCGGCTGATGTTGGACTGGGTGCGGTTGACCATCATGTCATCCTGCGGTGAATACCATCGCCTAACCG is a window of Podospora pseudopauciseta strain CBS 411.78 chromosome 1, whole genome shotgun sequence DNA encoding:
- a CDS encoding hypothetical protein (EggNog:ENOG503P355; COG:S) yields the protein MVSLHTLSLLAAFSATAMAQLTYLSTSSVVPTPTPTASDLSSTSTPPATRTIAVGLEGHAFTPKETTANVGDIIKFNFYPGGHRVSRAEFGFPCIPYEYVNGNTEGFWTGVFNPQAILNPPPSYEVRVNDTLPIFFYCAAPNSCTDWQMIGVINPNSTATFDAQLALASQAKLQLEPGEPFPTESAKNGPTASPVPSGDNDNDNGGGGLAPGAIAGIAIGAAAVVVLAAVLLYLCGRRGGFDKAYRKSFAGTGRGNSMAEAASYNPKSPGGGGTVPGFGDGGVYGQFGQHGSPVVGGGGGYHAGMGSSPPGSAHPGYVSQQHTGFSEGSYGLGHRSAHASPQPGYLPPFGYTPPPPPVPVPVQAPAELDSGGGQGVTGSPPPRYPEGDTWGRK